The Candidatus Cloacimonadota bacterium DNA segment TCAAACTGAACGATGGATCAACATGGGAAGTTAAGTACGAATTCAATTACCTCTATGCATACTACCCCCAAGTACTTGTTTCCCCTAAAGAGGGTAAGTTGATCCTGGATGGCAAGAAACTGAGTGTCAAGAAGATATCCTCAGGCAACACGTCAAAAAATGATAAGGGCTCGGGCAAGAGGACACAAGTATATGAATCCAGAATAGATGGGGCATTCAAAGGGTGGACCGGAGACACGATTGTCAAGCTGGAAAACGGACAGATTTGGCAACAGAGCCAGTATTACTATGAGTACATGTACTCCTATTGTCCCATGGTGATGATTGTCAAAAAGGGAACATCTTACAAGATGCAAGTTGATGGCATCAATGAATCTGTAAGGGTTGAAAGATTGAAGTAGAGAATTGCTGCTACCGCAAAATTGTTCTCATACACCATTTGCGATTTCATGACAAGCAATAAAATGCATAGGCGAGGACAACACGGCTGTTCTCAGGTATCCCCCGAAACAGTAACTTGGCACCAGTGCCAACACTCGGGACTTAATGTTTAACACTCAAGGAGTCTCAAATGACTAAAACAAGGCTTTTCCTCTTAGTTATTGTCACAGTGATCCTTACATCATGTGCTGTCACTAAGCCAATATTGGCGACCGAAAACCCCATTGGCAGCAAAATCGGTAGGAGCAAGCAAACAGGAATCCTTTTCTTCCCTCCACCTATGGCAGAAGCAGGCATTCACATTGCCGCAAGAAGAGCCGGCATCACAAAAATCTCAACCGTAGATTATACCGTTCGTTGGTACATATTGGTGTATGAGCTCGAGACAACCGTAACAGGGGAATAGCCCAGACGAACAACAAAACCGTTTGCTGTTCTTTCCTTTAATCTGCGGTCATTTATTCCAAGCTAAGTGGAATCCTTACGGTGCCCAACTCATGCTACTGGGTTCGGAGGATCGGAATCCTCTGCAAGGGTAGCAATGTATGAAACCTAAGCATTACGGGACTGATCGGCAGAGGCGGAAGCCGAAAACGTAGTGACTCTCGTCCGGGTATGCGTTGTGCCTATCCGAAATCCGGCTGTAGTCGGCACTTCCATGCCAGTGGCCACCACGAAATACACGGGGTGCCCCGCTCTCCGGACCGGTCGGATTGGAACTTGGACTGCTGCTGTAATAATCCCCAGAATACCAATCCCAGCACCATTCCATGACGTTACCACTCATATCATAAAGCCCCAAACCATTGGGAGCTAAGGTGCCAACTGGTATGGAACCATGGGGTGAGTTGATGCCATCGTACCAAGCCACGGCATCAATATCATCGGAACCGCTATAGAGATAATCCGGAGTGTTCGTGGCCCCACGGGCTGCATATTCCCATTCCGCCTCGGTGGGTAAACGATAACCATTGGCATTCCAATTGCAGATTGCCACAATCCAGGAAGGAGTATCTGGATGATTCCAGGTGTTTGGTACTTCTCCCCAATTAGCAGGATCGGTAGATCCGGATATGCTATACACCGGCGTAAGCCCCTCTGCCATACTGCGCAGATTACTATACTTCAAGATGGCATACCAGGATACATTATAGGCTGGATAATTATACCCAAGACCATATTCACTTGTCCAGCTTGAAACAGGTTGCATATACTGGGCATACTCCCCTTGCGTTACCTCATACGTTCCCATGTAGAAGGGATTCAATGTGACGCTGTGGGTTGGGAGTTCTATTTCATTCCCTTCTCCTCGAGTGTCGCCCATAGTGAAGGTACCGCCTGGGACACTGACCATATCTATAGGTGCAAAATCAAACAAATAATCCGCCGTTGCCGTATTACTATCCTTCCATCCGTCTCTGAAAGCCTTTGCTTTGATGACCGTATCTCTTTCAATACACAGAGGATTCTGGTAAACAGATGAGCCAGAATGTGGCTCTGTACCATCAGTGGTGTAAAGAATCGTAACCCCCAATGTAGCGCAGCTGATGCTAACGGTTTGAAAACTGGTATAGGCTCCCCCCGGAGGATCAAAGACCGGAGTAGCTACAGTACCCAAGCCTGGTTCAGTGGCTTTTTCTTTGCACCCACTGATCATGGATATACTCACGATAATCAACAAAACTACAAGGCTTAACTTGCTCTTAAACATGCTCTTCTCCTTAT contains these protein-coding regions:
- a CDS encoding TRL domain-containing protein: MTKTRLFLLVIVTVILTSCAVTKPILATENPIGSKIGRSKQTGILFFPPPMAEAGIHIAARRAGITKISTVDYTVRWYILVYELETTVTGE
- a CDS encoding SUMF1/EgtB/PvdO family nonheme iron enzyme; its protein translation is MFKSKLSLVVLLIIVSISMISGCKEKATEPGLGTVATPVFDPPGGAYTSFQTVSISCATLGVTILYTTDGTEPHSGSSVYQNPLCIERDTVIKAKAFRDGWKDSNTATADYLFDFAPIDMVSVPGGTFTMGDTRGEGNEIELPTHSVTLNPFYMGTYEVTQGEYAQYMQPVSSWTSEYGLGYNYPAYNVSWYAILKYSNLRSMAEGLTPVYSISGSTDPANWGEVPNTWNHPDTPSWIVAICNWNANGYRLPTEAEWEYAARGATNTPDYLYSGSDDIDAVAWYDGINSPHGSIPVGTLAPNGLGLYDMSGNVMEWCWDWYSGDYYSSSPSSNPTGPESGAPRVFRGGHWHGSADYSRISDRHNAYPDESHYVFGFRLCRSVP